Proteins from a single region of Pseudomonas fulva:
- a CDS encoding L,D-transpeptidase family protein, whose translation MSPRVSALARCLSLGAVCLAGSAAALELPLPPPGEDIVGEIQVIKARYEDTFADIGTANDLGYLEMVAANPGVDAWLPGEGTDIVLPTRFILPPGPREGIVINLAEYRLYYFPKGQNVVHTYPLGIGREGWSSPVTQARITAKTPNPGWYPPQSIRDEHAADGDPLPSYVPPGPDNPLGPYKMTLSVPGYLIHGSNKKFGIGMRVSHGCFRMLNNNVLELADMVPVGTPVRIVNEPYKFGVSGGKVYLEAHTPLGEEDAPAVDHHTEVVNALIRRNDLSADSLDWDVVREVVAAHDGLPVEIASPRDAVIQAQAPAL comes from the coding sequence ATGTCGCCGCGCGTTTCAGCTCTTGCCCGCTGTCTGTCGTTGGGTGCTGTCTGTCTGGCAGGCTCCGCCGCCGCACTGGAATTGCCGTTGCCACCGCCCGGCGAGGACATCGTCGGCGAGATCCAGGTCATCAAGGCGCGCTACGAGGACACCTTCGCCGACATCGGTACGGCGAACGACCTGGGCTATCTGGAAATGGTCGCCGCCAATCCGGGTGTGGATGCCTGGCTGCCGGGCGAGGGCACCGATATCGTGCTGCCGACCCGCTTCATCCTGCCGCCCGGGCCGCGTGAAGGCATCGTGATCAACCTCGCCGAATACCGGTTGTACTACTTCCCGAAGGGCCAGAACGTGGTCCACACCTATCCGCTGGGCATCGGTCGCGAGGGCTGGAGTTCGCCGGTAACCCAGGCGCGCATCACCGCCAAGACACCGAACCCGGGCTGGTACCCACCGCAGTCGATTCGCGACGAGCACGCGGCCGACGGCGACCCGCTGCCGAGTTACGTGCCGCCAGGCCCGGACAATCCGCTGGGGCCCTACAAGATGACGCTGTCGGTGCCGGGCTACCTGATTCACGGCTCGAACAAGAAGTTCGGCATCGGCATGCGGGTGAGCCATGGCTGCTTCCGCATGCTCAACAACAACGTGCTCGAGCTGGCCGACATGGTGCCGGTCGGCACGCCGGTGCGTATCGTCAACGAGCCGTACAAGTTCGGCGTCAGCGGCGGCAAGGTCTACCTGGAGGCGCACACGCCGCTGGGCGAGGAGGATGCCCCGGCGGTCGATCACCACACCGAGGTGGTCAACGCCCTGATCCGGCGTAACGACCTCAGCGCCGATAGCCTGGACTGGGACGTGGTGCGTGAGGTGGTGGCTGCCCATGACGGCCTGCCGGTAGAGATCGCTTCGCCGCGCGATGCGGTCATCCAGGCGCAGGCGCCCGCTCTCTGA
- a CDS encoding ABC transporter ATP-binding protein: MSSSILSAQNLNKVVSSAEGELTILHDLSLELEKGGSLAIVGSSGSGKSTLLGLLAGLDLPSTGRILLAGNDLGSLDEDARARVRAEHVGFVFQSFQLLDSLNALENVMLPLELEGRSDARQRASELLERVGLGARLTHSPRQLSGGEQQRVAIARAFAAEPDVLFADEPTGNLDTHTGERISDLLFELNQERGATLVLVTHDERLAARCQRIIRLEAGHLVAAVNA, from the coding sequence ATGAGCTCAAGCATTCTGTCTGCGCAGAACCTTAACAAAGTGGTCTCCAGCGCGGAAGGCGAGTTGACCATCCTGCACGACCTGTCGCTGGAGCTGGAAAAAGGTGGCAGCCTGGCCATCGTCGGCAGTTCGGGGTCCGGCAAATCCACCCTGCTCGGCCTGTTGGCCGGCCTCGACCTGCCCAGCACCGGGCGCATCCTGCTGGCCGGCAACGATCTCGGCAGCCTGGATGAAGACGCCCGCGCCCGGGTGCGCGCCGAGCACGTGGGGTTCGTGTTCCAGTCGTTCCAGCTGCTCGACAGCCTCAATGCCTTGGAGAACGTGATGCTGCCCCTGGAGCTGGAAGGCCGTAGCGATGCCCGTCAGCGTGCCAGCGAGCTGCTCGAGCGCGTCGGCCTGGGTGCACGCCTGACCCACTCGCCGCGCCAGCTTTCCGGTGGCGAACAGCAGCGCGTGGCCATCGCCCGGGCGTTTGCCGCGGAACCCGATGTACTGTTCGCCGACGAACCGACCGGCAACCTGGACACCCACACCGGCGAGCGCATCAGCGACCTGTTGTTCGAGCTCAACCAGGAACGCGGCGCGACATTGGTGCTGGTCACCCATGACGAACGCCTGGCCGCGCGCTGCCAGCGCATCATCCGCCTGGAGGCCGGCCACCTGGTGGCAGCGGTGAACGCCTGA
- a CDS encoding arylesterase, which produces MRAIVKGAILGLLLIGQMAQAGTVLVVGDSISAAFGMDTRQGWVHLLDERMRNEGFEHQVVNASISGDTSAGGAARLPALLAEHQPQLVIVELGGNDGLRGLPPGQLQQNLASMIDASRGAGAKVLLLGMRIPPNYGERYTTAFAKVFDDVATDKNVPLVPFLLEGVGGVASLMQDDGVHPAVAAQPRLLENVWPSLKPLL; this is translated from the coding sequence ATGCGTGCAATAGTGAAGGGGGCCATCCTGGGCCTGCTGCTGATAGGGCAGATGGCGCAGGCGGGGACCGTGCTGGTCGTCGGCGATAGTATCAGCGCCGCTTTTGGCATGGATACCCGGCAGGGCTGGGTTCATTTGCTCGATGAACGCATGCGCAACGAGGGGTTCGAGCACCAGGTGGTGAACGCCTCGATCAGCGGCGACACCAGCGCTGGCGGGGCGGCGCGGCTGCCGGCGCTGCTGGCCGAGCACCAGCCGCAACTGGTGATCGTCGAGCTCGGTGGCAACGATGGCCTGCGTGGTTTGCCACCAGGCCAATTGCAACAGAATCTTGCGTCGATGATCGATGCTTCCCGTGGCGCCGGTGCCAAGGTGCTGTTGTTGGGCATGCGCATCCCGCCCAATTACGGCGAGCGCTATACCACGGCATTCGCCAAGGTGTTCGACGACGTGGCCACCGACAAGAATGTGCCGCTGGTGCCCTTTCTGCTCGAGGGCGTGGGCGGTGTCGCGAGCCTGATGCAGGATGACGGCGTGCATCCTGCCGTAGCCGCCCAGCCGCGGCTGCTCGAGAATGTCTGGCCGAGCTTGAAACCATTGCTGTAA